The window AATAGAGGGGTTGCAACCTAAAGCTGAACGACCAGTGTATGATAGTCCttgtgataaaaaaaaaaaaaaaagaaaaaaccaacccaaaacaacaGAGACTGTTTGGATGTTATTCTGGAAATACATTTCAAGGTTGTTTTATTTGCAGCTCGAAGAAAAATGGAATCAAATATTAAGAAACTCCCGCAGGAATTCCCCCCACTCTCCCCTCTATAATCCTTTACATAAAAGGAAAGgattacaaagaaaaagattttttgtgtgtgtgtgtgtattaaAATCTTTGGCTAAACATATTGTTGTCCAATTAATACCTCCAAGTCGATTTGTAGAGGGACTGAGAAGTCTCTTTCCCTCCTTAGCTGTACGACTGGAAATATGAGccagggagggtgggagggtAAAAAGAAGTTTTTCCCAAGTCTGTTAACAGAAGTGCTTAAGCAGATCACTAAAAATTAAGAGGGCGAATTATTTCCATTAGGACTATGAAGCCATGTAGCACACCGATGACAGTTTAGTGGAAATCAGATGAATGTGTCATACAGCGAGCTTCTTCCAGTCCAGCAGCTCTTCCAACTGGACCTATTCATCTGCCACTTAGAATTATTTCACGAGGAGTGCGCTGTGAAAGGATCACAACCAGTTTGGAGCGCAGCTAAAGAACTTCTACCACCCATAGCAGTATTATTATTATCCTTCGGATAGGGCAAGTCACGCtatgttttcacattttaattgTAATATCTCACttccccccctccttccctccattGATGTCTGAAAGTAGTTTGGGCTCCAAGCCTCACCCCTCGATCTCCATCGGAATGCagaaaagatctttaaaaaagttttgaaTTCCTGAAtgatttttcttctagaaaGGCGGCTTAGGATaattatttcagctttattGAGGGCAGATTAGTTGAAGTCTGGATGCTGCGTTTCAATACTCGTTGTACATGCCTTTACAATGTCGGTATTGTTTGCTACTGTGTGTGAACCTATTCAAAATATACACTTTTTAACACCAAGCAAAGTCCTGTCTAAATATACACAGTAAGTCTGGAAAGATGTCCATGACCCGTACAAATCTCTGTAAATCACACTTCCATAGCTacagaaaccaaacaaaagagTTACCAGCTCAAGATGCTGATTAAATCTTCTTAAAAGCAACATACCTAATAATAAATATAGTTGCATGGTAGCAAGGTCTGACGACCCAGCTGTGTTTAACTGAGGGATGAACTCAAACCACCACTACGGATATTTTCCCTGCTCTCAATTTCATagtaaaaaataagtaaatgcataatttaaaaaaaaagctcaaaatcACTTTGGCTCGCatccctttcctcttcccagcaAGAGAGCCTTGCAAGTTGGGGGGCAGAGTTAGCGGGGAAAAGGAGAGGTACGGTGTAAAGCCCCGGCGGATCTGGGGGTGAGGAACAACCTCGCAAGGTCGCTGGGCTCCGGAGAAAGGAAGGGGCGAGGGGAGGTGAGGCGAGTGGGAGGAGGAAAGCCAGGatacaagaaaaacaaagtggggagaaggaagagaaaggagagggaaagggaagacGAGAAGGAGCGGGAGGGCGGGGAAGCGAGGAGCGGGACGGGGGAGGCAGCGAGCTGGGGTCGGTGGCGGAGCCGGGCGGCCGGAGCGGAGCCGGGCTGGGCGCCCTGGGCGGCTCCCGGCGGAGCGGCCGCGGAACTCCGCACTCAGCGGATCCCTCCTTCCGcggagaggggcagggagcgggagaggggaggagaggctcTTGGGTGAACCAGGGCTAAACCCAGCCTGTACTGTATGTGCCTGCTTCTGGGAGGGTCACCGGCGCGAGGATGGGTCTAATGAtctcatctttcttttcttcccccgCACTATTAGTGCTCAGATAGGCAGAATGAAGTGAAACTACGTGCAAATCATGTGTAAATTGTCTCAGTTAGGAGCCCTTTATCCGAACATGTATCCCAGCCTGGCCCATTTACTTTTCCCCCATATCTCCTTTAGCTTTAACGAGGCTCGTTAAGATCACAATAATATTCCACCCTCTAATTGCTCATCCCATTCAACAAATATGTGCACACTGCTTTTCGCATTATTTGATCCCTTATTTAGGAGGggtgtggagaaggaggggggagagacagggagaaggggaagtgCTGAGATTAGGAGTTGCAAAgattaaggaggaaaaaaaaaatccaaacaacaaACCAGGCTTTTCCACCAACCGCCCGGCTTCCCTCCCCCCCGTGCATTTGGGCGAAGTGGTAAAAACCTTCCTTACGTACTCCGTAATGATTGGCAGGGCTGACAGTGATTGGCAGCGGCTGCCATGGCAACGCCACAACGACACTCAGAAGACCAATAGAAAAGcgaaacaaaatgtttcagcGCTGCACTCACTGTGGATTTAGGGGAGATATTATGAGGCTGTTGTCATTAGGGCGATCGCTGTTGAATCACTGAATCCTGActcggcggcggcgcggggccgggtGTGTGTGAGTGCGTGTGCGTGTGGAGTGCGTGTGAGCGCGCGTGTGCGTGTGCCCGCGTGTGCGTGTGAGTGTGTGTGCCCCCGTGCCTCTATGTGgctgtgtgtgcgtgtgcgGGTGTGGATGCGTGCGCGGTGCGTGTgccctttcctcccttcttcctccctttctttcttttctccttgatTTATCTCCCCCTCTCCCCGGTCATCCCATGGTGTTCAGGTCCCCGCTAGAGCTTTATCCCACCCATTTCTTCTTGCCAAACTTCGCCGCCGATCCGCACCACCGCTCCCTCCTTCTCgccagcggcggcggcggcggcggcagcggcagcggctcGGGCTGCAGCCCCGGTGCCGGCGGCGGTGGAGGCGGCAGCTCCCGGGCACCCCACGAAGAGTTGTCAATGTTTCAGCTGCCCACACTCAACTTCTCCCCGGAGCAAGTGGCCAGCGTCTGCGAGACGCTGGAGGAGACTGGAGACATAGAAAGGCTGGGGAGGTTCCTCTGGTCGCTGCCGGTGGCGCCGGGGGCATGCGAGGCCATCAACAAGCACGAGTCCATCCTCCGCGCCCGGGCGGTGGTGGCCTTCCACACGGGCAACTTCCGAGACCTCTACCACATCCTGGAGAACCACAAATTCACCAAGGAGTCCCACGGCAAGTTGCAGGCCATGTGGCTCGAAGCGCACTACCAGGAGGCCGAGAAGCTAAGGGGTCGCCCGCTGGGGCCGGTTGATAAATACAGGGTGAGGAAGAAGTTTCCGCTGCCCAGGACCATTTGGGATGGCGAGCAGAAGACGCACTGCTTCAAGGAGAGGACTCGCAGCCTCCTGAGGGAGTGGTACCTGCAGGACCCTTACCCCAACCCCAGCAAGAAAAGGGAACTGGCTCAGGCCACGGGGCTCACCCCCACGCAAGTAGGCAACTGGTTCAAAAACCGAAGGCAAAGAGACAGAGCGGCGGCGGCTAAAAACAGGTCAGTGGGGCTGCCGTGCCACTCTCCGGGGCGGGGGGCGAGGTGGGCGGCGGGaccgggcgggcgggcggccgcgCTCCGCTGCTCGGCAGCCGCGGGGCCGACAGCGCgcctctgcctctcctttcctcctcctcctcctctccaccGGGGAGAAATCGGTCCCCTCGCCGGGCGGGTAGGTCTTCTCCCGGCAGCCGCCGGGATGCGACAGGGGTAGGCACGGCTCAAAGTTGCCTGAcgtgcctccagccctgccccggctcCCTGCGGGCTCTCGGGGtgcgggcagggctggggctcccgGCGGGCGTGGGCAGCTCCACGGGCGCGCCTGTGTGCAGATATGCGCGGAGCACCTCGGCTGCCGCGGGGGCAGCGCCCGGCTCTCCCggcctccctccctccctgctccggCGGCTGGCGCGGGCGACGGGAAACTCCACGGCTCCGGGTTGGTGGGCTTCGGTTCGGCTTTGGGCTGGCCGGGATTTGTGCCTGGCCGCTCTCAGGCGCGGTTCCCCGGCCGAAAGGCC of the Camarhynchus parvulus chromosome 3, STF_HiC, whole genome shotgun sequence genome contains:
- the SIX3 gene encoding homeobox protein SIX3 isoform X1; the protein is MVFRSPLELYPTHFFLPNFAADPHHRSLLLASGGGGGGSGSGSGCSPGAGGGGGGSSRAPHEELSMFQLPTLNFSPEQVASVCETLEETGDIERLGRFLWSLPVAPGACEAINKHESILRARAVVAFHTGNFRDLYHILENHKFTKESHGKLQAMWLEAHYQEAEKLRGRPLGPVDKYRVRKKFPLPRTIWDGEQKTHCFKERTRSLLREWYLQDPYPNPSKKRELAQATGLTPTQVGNWFKNRRQRDRAAAAKNRLQHQAIGQSGMRSLAEPGCPTHSSAESPSTAASPTTSVSSLTERAETGTSILSDKHDFSFALFHGRISPTCMMMMIKFVSGKKYSL
- the SIX3 gene encoding homeobox protein SIX3 isoform X2, with translation MVFRSPLELYPTHFFLPNFAADPHHRSLLLASGGGGGGSGSGSGCSPGAGGGGGGSSRAPHEELSMFQLPTLNFSPEQVASVCETLEETGDIERLGRFLWSLPVAPGACEAINKHESILRARAVVAFHTGNFRDLYHILENHKFTKESHGKLQAMWLEAHYQEAEKLRGRPLGPVDKYRVRKKFPLPRTIWDGEQKTHCFKERTRSLLREWYLQDPYPNPSKKRELAQATGLTPTQVGNWFKNRRQRDRAAAAKNRLQHQAIGQSGMRSLAEPGCPTHSSAESPSTAASPTTSVSSLTERAETGTSILSVTSSDSECDV